Genomic segment of Paenibacillus polymyxa:
GCTGGGCAAGCAGCTTTGGCAAGCGGCTGTTGATCCTGTAGGTGGAAAGCCGCTCGCTTCGCTGCTCAGCCAGATCGCCTACAACGGCTCCGTTGCCGTGAGCGGCCTGACGGCAGGCACCAAGCTGCCTACGACGGTGCTGCCGTTTATTTTGCGCGGCGTAAGTCTGCTGGGCATAGACTCTGTCTTCTGCCCATACGACACTCGCGTAGCAATCTGGAAGCGGCTCGGCAGCGAATGGAAGCCGGAACAGCTGGAGCAGCTCGTTGAGCGCGAAGTCGGATTGGCCGACCTGCCAAGCGCGCTCGAAGACATCCTTGCAGCCCGCTCGCAAGGAAGAACGCTAGTACGGCTGGTTGACTAAGCGGAGTAGTCCGCAAGCTATCCATTGACGTGTTTTCGCGTGAAGAAGTGTCATCCCTTAGGGTCTAGCTTAGGAACATGTAAGAAGCCTGTAAATCTGCAATTTTGAGATTTACAGGCTTCTTTTTTTCGTGTGGTACATTTGAAGCAGACGGTTTACTTTTCGCAACCAAATGAACCTTTTGAGAACCTCAGTTGTTATATAGATAAACTGCACGAGAAAGGAGAGCACATCATTGGAGAGCAATCGAGAGTTGTTTGATTTGTATCAACGAGATGTATACCGAACCTGCTACTACATGGTACATAATGCATCGGATGCAGAGGATTTAACGCAGGAAGTGTTTATCATCCTGTTTCGCAGCAATCGTGAACAGATCGAACAACTAAAAGCCTGGATTATGAAGATCACGGTCAATCATTGTCTGAATTACCTTAAACGCCAGAAAAGCCTGCATTTGAAGGTATCGGCTAATCCCTATCTATTTAGCGGGGCGGAAGGTAAACCTGTAGACAGGCTGGTGGAAGAACGCGAATCGGCAGAGGAATGGGCCGTTTATATGAATCGCCTTCCGGCCAAAATCCGCGCTGTGCTGACACTCCGCTATATGCATGATTTCACGCTGGCGGAAATATCAAAACTGCTGGAAATTCCGCTGGGAACCGTCAAATCGAGGACTCACAAAGGACTAAAGTTATTGGAGCAAATATTGCGGGATGCAGGGGTACAAATTCCCGAGATGGAAGGAGAGAACTATGAACAACATAGAAAAGGCATTGAAGCGCAAGTTAAATGATGATTCGGAAATGGCCTATCCTGACTTCGATGAGATGTGGAACCGGATGGAACAGACAGGGCATACTGCCCCTACGCTAACCGACACTTCCGATTCATTCACTCCCCACCGACACAGAAACTGGCGCAAAATAGCTATTGCCGCCTCTCTAAGCGCACTTCTGGTTGCAGTTCCTGTCTATGCCGCCATCCACTACAACTGGGACAATCTGCTACGCGGAAGAAGTGGCATCCAGACAGCATTAAAGCAAAACCTCGGGCAACCGCTGGAGCAGTCCGTGACCAGAGACGGAGTGAAGCTAACGCTGCATACAGCTATTGTCGATGAGAACCGGACCGTGATCCTGTACAGCTTGGAGGTCGGAAAACGTGCAGACAACGAGTTTTGGAATGTCAAAGGCGTATCGCTAAAAAGTGCCGCGGGGGAAAGCAATGCAGGGGAATATAACTTTCAGCAATGGGACCCGAAAAATCAACGGTACAACGGGTACTTTGAAAGTGATTGGACACCGCAGCAAGAAACAGAGAACGTGCAGCTGACCATAGATCATATAGAGCTCACCAGCGTTCAGGAACTGGATTTGCCGCTCGATATTCGGTCGCCTCAAATACAGACGTTCAAGCTGGATCGTAGCGGCTTACAAGATATGAAGGTACAGGTATTCGAACAAGGTAAGGACAAACTGATGCTGTCCTCAGCGATTACCTTCGATTCGTCCATACCCAAGAGATGGGACAATCCACAAATTATTGCCTACAAAGGCGACGAGCCTGTGATGTCGCAGCCTGGAGGGGCTTTTGGCAAACCCGGTGATAACGGGGAGTATACAGCACAGCAATATTTTTCCAAAGCGGATATGCCGGAAGGACAGACTACCTTCAAACTTCAATATGCGCAAACCGAGAAAAGTATAAATGAACCTATAAAATTTGACCTGCAGCTAAGCAAGAAGAAGATGGAAAGCGGGACGATTAAAAGTGCGCTGAATATCCCACTGGAGAAAGGCAATCCAAATGTTTTGCTAAAACAAATGATTGTCACACCTACGCAAATCCGTGTCACGATCAGAAGCAAGGAGAAGTTCGCCATGTTACCTTATCAAAAGTACTTTCTTTCTGTGAACGGCACAACATTAGAAGGTAGTCGTTGGTCTTCACCTGATCAGGAACACGATCTGAACACGATCCGTTTTGAACGACCTTCCAATCTTGTGATTACCAAGGACAGTCCTATTACTTTTACAGGCAAATACAAGGTTACGACCCATTCGGATGACAAAACGCCACAGCGTTTAACTGATATTTCTGAGCAAAAGCAGACGCTAACGACGCAAATCGGTGGCTATCCTGTGAAGTGGACCTACTACAAACAGGGATCAGACTTATTCGTAGAAACCGAAAGCGGGGATGCTCACTTTGGAGGGATTAACCAGACGCATATTGGCCTGGGTAAAGAACGGATTATCGGCAAGCCGATCACAGCCAATTTTGCCGGAGACGGCAATAACAAGGCAGTGGATGTCTACAAGAACTTCAAAAAGAAGGAAGCTTCTATCTATATGTTCTACTATACAACGGACGACCCGGAAGCAGAGACAACCGTACCCTTACAGCCTCTGACAAGCAACAGCGAAGCATCTAAATAGCAATGCTATAAAAAGAGGGTCCTCTATACCTGTGTGAACCGTGGTATAGGGGACCCCTTTTTATTTTCCTAGGAAGGCACATTCTGCCTGAAACGATTGACTCCCGTCCTACTTTACAGAGCCTTGCGTAACGCCGTTGATGATCCATTTTTGTGCCAGCAGATAGACAATAATCATTGGTAGCAAGGCCATTAGATACGAGGCAAAGGCCAAATTAAAGTCGGTATTGAACTGCCCCTGAAATACATACTGGACGAGCGGTAGCGTATATTGCTCCGCATCGCTAATAATAATGAGAGGCAGCAGGAAGTCGTTATATGTAGACAGACAAGTGAGAATTCCCACCGTAGCACTAATCGGCGCCATCAGCGGGAATATAATGCGCCAAAAAGTACCCCATGTCGTCGCACCATCTACCGTGGCTGCCTCTTCCAATGCCACCGGAATGGATCGAATATAACCGACATACACGAAAACATTAAACGCCAAACCATACACCGTATGCAGCATAATGAGACCCAACAGATTAGTCATATGAAGGCCCGAGGCCAGTTTTACAATCGGCAGCATGATGATCGGGAACGGTATAAACA
This window contains:
- a CDS encoding DUF4179 domain-containing protein → MNNIEKALKRKLNDDSEMAYPDFDEMWNRMEQTGHTAPTLTDTSDSFTPHRHRNWRKIAIAASLSALLVAVPVYAAIHYNWDNLLRGRSGIQTALKQNLGQPLEQSVTRDGVKLTLHTAIVDENRTVILYSLEVGKRADNEFWNVKGVSLKSAAGESNAGEYNFQQWDPKNQRYNGYFESDWTPQQETENVQLTIDHIELTSVQELDLPLDIRSPQIQTFKLDRSGLQDMKVQVFEQGKDKLMLSSAITFDSSIPKRWDNPQIIAYKGDEPVMSQPGGAFGKPGDNGEYTAQQYFSKADMPEGQTTFKLQYAQTEKSINEPIKFDLQLSKKKMESGTIKSALNIPLEKGNPNVLLKQMIVTPTQIRVTIRSKEKFAMLPYQKYFLSVNGTTLEGSRWSSPDQEHDLNTIRFERPSNLVITKDSPITFTGKYKVTTHSDDKTPQRLTDISEQKQTLTTQIGGYPVKWTYYKQGSDLFVETESGDAHFGGINQTHIGLGKERIIGKPITANFAGDGNNKAVDVYKNFKKKEASIYMFYYTTDDPEAETTVPLQPLTSNSEASK
- a CDS encoding RNA polymerase sigma factor; its protein translation is MESNRELFDLYQRDVYRTCYYMVHNASDAEDLTQEVFIILFRSNREQIEQLKAWIMKITVNHCLNYLKRQKSLHLKVSANPYLFSGAEGKPVDRLVEERESAEEWAVYMNRLPAKIRAVLTLRYMHDFTLAEISKLLEIPLGTVKSRTHKGLKLLEQILRDAGVQIPEMEGENYEQHRKGIEAQVK
- a CDS encoding carbohydrate ABC transporter permease → MKTSRRTNWPVLLLVALGTIFILFPLYMTVTIALKNPEQMAHSAFAFPTELHWENFSRAVEMTNFFSAFQNSVMVTTSTVILTLLTNSMVAYAIARNMQRRFFKGLYFYFVSAMFIPFPIIMLPIVKLASGLHMTNLLGLIMLHTVYGLAFNVFVYVGYIRSIPVALEEAATVDGATTWGTFWRIIFPLMAPISATVGILTCLSTYNDFLLPLIIISDAEQYTLPLVQYVFQGQFNTDFNLAFASYLMALLPMIIVYLLAQKWIINGVTQGSVK